DNA from Bos indicus isolate NIAB-ARS_2022 breed Sahiwal x Tharparkar chromosome 15, NIAB-ARS_B.indTharparkar_mat_pri_1.0, whole genome shotgun sequence:
ccttccctgccaGCCACACAGGCAGATGGGAGAGGCAGGCGCAGCCTACGTTGTCAGTAGTTCTCCATTCTTTGATGTGAAAAGGGGTAGCACAGTCATTTAAACTCGATCCAACCTCTTTGCATCTTACAAAGTTAAACAgctaaaagaagtaaaataagaagGCAATGCTTGTAGAATGTACAGTGCATACTGGCGGCGCACGCTTCATTACGACTCGCCTGCTTGCTTCTGTTCAATCGTTTCTTTCGAAGGCAGTGGATTTTTCTCTTGCGTTTCCGTTTTCTTCAATTTCGACTTATCGAACTTCTCAATCTCAGCCATATCAGGTTTGTCAGACATGGTTGCAGAGGGCGCGGAGCGAACTGCGAGCGAGTCAAGTCGAATCTGCGCTGTGGCCGCCGCGAGTCGCTACTgtcttattttaaagaatttgtatttccttttcttccctattAGCCTAGCAGTTCCTCAATGTCAAAATCTATATCATATATGCCATCAtacctcactgctgctgctgctgctaagtcgtttcagtcatgtcccgcttcagtcatgtccgactctttgcgaccccatagacggcagcccaccaggctccgccatccctgggattccccaggcaagaacactgaggtgggttgccatctccttctccaatgcatgaaagtgaaaagtgaaagtgaagtctctcagtcgtgtccgactctttgcgaccccatggactgcagcccaccaggctcctccatccatgggattttccaggcaagagtactggagtggggtgccagtgccttctccggtcATTACTCACAGTGCTAGGTAAAGGGTTTATACCACTAACTATATGAGCATAATTCAAAGGAACTAAAAATCTTTTGGGAGGTGTTAAAAAAGTTCTAGAATTAAAACTGTGGTGATCACTGTTCATCTCTGTGAATCTACTAAAACCACTGAGTTGCACATGTTAAACTGGTGAACTGTATAGTACGTGAAATATATATtagtaaaattaaaaggaaataaatggtaatttgaataagaaaatttCTCTTATTTGCAAGAACCAGAAGAGTCTCTATGAATCCCTTAAAAagtaactattatttttaaaatttcactattattttttctgattataacagTAACACATACATTGGGCGAATTTGGTTACCACAGCAAAGAGTAAAGAGAAAAGTTCAAGTGAGCTGTAATTCCAGCATGCAAAAAATAACTGTTAATATCTTGGTTTGTTTctatttagcatttttaaaatatatatatgttatatatatattagtgtgtaaGTTTTATTTTAGCAGAACTGGAATTAAGCTTTACACAAATTCTAAAGGCAGAAATTAATTGTACATGGGACTCCAAATCATGAGAAGAGAGttcttgctgtttccttctcttcctttctaaaaGTACCAAGTTTATCATCTCCCAGGTCTGAAAGATTAAGCCCAACAGCCCACACCTTCAGACCAGGTGGTGGCAGCACTTTATTCAGGAAAGGCCCACACCTGAATCTGTTCTGTTATTCTCTCCTAGGACAAGTTTTAATTCTGGCATGAAACAGATTATCAGAGGTTTGGCATTTAATTTAATTAAGCCAAAACAATGAAGTTAAGACTGAACTTAAAACCTGTTAGGAGGattcaaaatgttttccaaaaatgtACTTGTTTCTGCTCTTATCCTAACGTCCACAGCTCAGGGGTGGTGACATAAGGGGCAGAAGCTCCAGTTTTGGAAGAACTACTGAGAACTCCAAGTCTCTGTCAGCATGGCAGAAGTGAGGCTGGTAACAGAATTTCTTATTTCTAAACCAACTGAAGTCACTAACATTAACATATTATGAGAATTATTAGTAAGCACTATTTGCAACAGAACTATTTCCACTAGTAGCTCTAATTATCCAAAACAGACCCAGCATAAAGGCATTCTTGCAAAATACAGTAGGATGAGTACCCACAGCAACACCAACTAGCAAAAGGAACCTCTTAAAAGAAAACCACTGAAATAGCAATGCAATATAACATACaatggacttcctaggtggctcagtggtaaagaatctgcctgccaagcaggaaactcgggttcaatcccggggtcaggaagatctcctggagaatggcaactcactccagtattttcgcctggagaattccatagacagagaagactggttggctatattccatggggttgcaaagagttagacataactcagagactcaacaacaacacCTGGAAAAATCTCCAAATAGCCAAGGGACACACAGTCAAAAAACCTTTTTTATCTCCATGTATAGAATGTTTGAATGGAATGGGAAGCCTCTCCTTTTTTTACTGGAAATGTTTCCTTATAAAACCCTTTATCTCTCAATCCCAATCAACATTTATCTTTTCAGTTCtcaaactattttattctttttggaacTTGCTTTATGTCTACCACTCTCTTTTATCCTATTTCCATACTAATTTCCCTTTCCACCCACCTCTGACTCCACCATGGCAGAAGttctgaaataataaatgtttgacaAATGACTGGTTAAGTACCTACTTCAACAACAATAAATGATATGGCCCCTGCCTTGGTAGGGCTCTCAGTCTAGCTAGTTAAACTGTCCTATAAATGAAGGACAATAATAGAATATAATAATTGCTATCACGGCAGTCCACGTAAAGTTCTAGAGggacaaaatttaaaagttgggAGAACTATAGGTTAGGGAAAGCTGTCTACAGAAAAAATCTGGAGGTTGAAAAAGAGGGGTGGGCAGAGCAGTCCAGGCAGTAGGAATAGTATCACCAAAAGTATGAAAGTGtgtctggaagaaatggaaacttaaTATAAGAACATTATATCTATATAATAGAATTaataccataaaaaagaaagggaagtttAGGCCCACATTTGGGAAGAGTTTTAGGTGTCATTCTGAAGTGCAAACCTAGATAATCAAAGTAAAAGATACTAAAAAGTTTAAAGCATGGGATTGACCAAGATCAGCTCTGCGTTTCAAAGGAGAAAACTGGCAATGGTGCACAATGCAGTGAAAGACAAAAGAGGCGAGGAGACCAACGCAGTTTGTATAATCGGAACCATGGAGTGACGAAAACCAACGCAGTTTGTATAATCGGAACCATGGAGTGACGAAAACCAACCCGGGACAACTGACTAATGATTCTGCGGATATTTCAAGGACAAAAATGGAcagaattcaaaattcaaaagctaAATTAATAAACTAGGCTTAGGTATTTAAGTGGTCcttgtaaaaagaaaaaccacctgATGTGTTATCACAAGGGAAATGAGTCAAGGGCCATTTAGAAGCTATTATCAGTGAATACTAATTAGCTTCTAAAACCATTTACAGAAAATGACTTCATTACTATTTTATGCTTAATGTATGTTCTGAGAATTAAGAGAGAACCTCAGCTCTATCATAAATTCACTATGTGACCTTGTGCAAGTTATGTAGGGCCTATTTGCTTATCTGTGTAAAGAACAcgttatggctgattcatgttgatgtatggaagaaaccaatataacactgtaaagtaataaataagtttttaaaaggaaCATATTATGTGAAACCAGtggtatttttcctttcttaaacatttttttaaggagTCAAACTCCTTTGTCAGATGAAATCTCACACAGCATTCATTTACACAGTGTAAATCAGATAAACACATTCTGGCTGGGGCCAGCAGAGTTTATGTAGTTGTAGAGTGATAGACATAGGACAGAGGACAACTGGTACCTTTTGCTGCCTCGTTCAGTAAAATCCAATTTACAATAATGCCCTGATGCACACGGCagatacagtttttattttttgctgtataCAAACTTGCATATTAGGATGTAAATATATTCCTTGggagaacaaaatgaaagcaaccggaaatattttttaaagtatgttctcTTTCAAGAAAGGAATACTAGAAGTATGGCAACAGAGGGACCTTTAGGGAACCGTGGGACATGTCAGCATTGAcaggaagactttaaaaaaacaaaaaaaatcttcactggTTTTACACAATGAATACTACAAGGTAGTGgtccttcagtttttaaaaaaatttattgaaggacagttgatttacaatgctgcattaatttctgctgtacagcaaaaggaTTCAGTTATAcctttgggttggccaaaaagcttgttCAGTTTTTTCCAAACACTGTATCtaaaaacctgaacgaactttctggccaaccctatatctatatatatatttttttcgattatgatttatcacaggataatgaacatagttccccatgctaaagcaggaccttgtttatccaggtccttcactttttatttttatgtctctttatttttagatatctaaatataaacatgaaaccatgattacttaaaaaaaaagtatacagtaGCTATCTGTAGAGTAAGATAtggtcttttgggtttttttttctttatatgtctctgatttaaaaaaaaaaacccactaaaaataatatatatattttaaaatcctgggttccatcccagacCTACCAGTAGAATCTCTGGAAGTTGGTCTTGGGTTATTTTGCAAAAGTCCCACAGCTCAAACTCATGCTGGCCTTTGATTAATAACCAGTGATCTAATACATTCCTTTAGGAATGAAAAAAAGAGCCTAAGAAAAGCAAGGTtcacttgctcaagatcacatagctagACAAAAGTActgaacatacttttttttttttttggctgccctgcacagcatatgggatcttagtttcccaaccaggaatcactTCTGTGCCCTTCCCCtgaaagtgcggagtcttaaccactggaccaccagggaactccccagaaaatatatatgaaatgtgaCCCACATTCAAACTGTCTATACTAAATGAGTTTTGCGATAATTATCCAACCCATGTTCTGGGAGAGTCTGCCACCCTAGCCATAGACCTTAATAATCACGGAAGATGGCATACCTAAGACTGACCAATGAGGTATAACTTACATGGCCTGGCTTAAAAAGTCAAGCTGAGTCCACaaattctccagggaaatcttgaCTTGCTTGTGGGCAGTAAACCTGAGAAAGCATGGCTATGGTGAAACCAAATGCACACTCAATGAAGATGCAGAGGAAGCCTGTctgcagagaaaagaaaggagcagAGATGCCATGGAAGAGggcagaagaaggaaaaaggaggacTGACATCAGCAAATAATCAGACATAATCAAACCAGTCCTGATTCCTTTGCAACTCTGATTCCTGTGAAGTATAGCTGTTCAGCAGTTCCAATTCTTAGTTTCTTATAAGATACATTCTTCTGACAACGTATCTCTTTTTTTCAAGAGCTAGATTGATGGGCCTTTTGTGTTAACTAGTTATTAGAGCTTTGATTGATTAAAACCGCCAagtcagggaatttcctggcagtccagtggttaggacttggctctctcactgcaggggccctgggttcaaaccctggtagggaactaagattccacaaattCCATGGtgtggcttaaaacaaacaaaaagttgtCAAGCCAAAGGACTTTGATctccaatataaataaaactggTTTTTAATGAAGTCAAAACTGATGGAAACCATGAACAAGGGCCTTGGGTTCTTATAGAACATGTAAAGGCATCAACAATGTTGTATAATGCTTACACATATACAAATTATGTTCTTATGTATTACCTAAAATACTAATCAAAtgaaactcggagaaggcaatggcaccccactccagtactcttgcctggaaaatcccatggacagaggagcctggtaggctgcagtccatggggtcactaggagtcggacacgactgagcaacttcactttcatttttcactttcatgcattggagaaggaaatggcaacccactccagtgttcttgcctggagaatcccaaggacggcggagcctggtgggctgccgtctattgggtcacacagagtcggacacgactgaggtgacttagcagcagcaaccctatGAGATGAGTAAAACAAAGGCTATTATTCTCATTTAGCTAATAAGAAATCTCAgatacaaaaaaattaagtcatttgCTCACAGTCACACAGCTACTACACAGCAGGATGGAAGCTTgactcagacttttttttttttttttttttttacaaatcacATGCTACTttaataccatactgttttctgcTTAACTAAGGGTGGTGCATCATGAGGGTAATCACAACAGTTACAGCCTCCTCAAAACACGTACATCCCATCATCCTTACAGTTCTTACAACTGAACACGTGGACATCTTTAAATAGATGAGTGTTTTCACATTGAGTTCTACTGACATTGTGAACAGAACAATTCTTTATTGAGGTGGGCTTTCCTATGCCTTGCAGGACATCTACCCAGCAGATGCCCGACACCTGTAACAACCAAACGTCCCCTAGGGGCAAAACCACTTTCCCTTGAGGGTAGATGCTTTTAATACTGTAGGTCTTTGCTGTCCTATGAAATCTGATTTCAAGTAAGAGGTCAGCTCAGCAGCACAACAAGTATGCTTATGTTATAGGTGAAAGAAAAAGCTCTACATTATAAacatcacaattaaaaaaaaaaaactaaagctttAAAACaagactataaaaaaaaatttattgtgttAGGTACAGACCTCTTTAAAGTTCAGCCAGGCACAGAGTTACAACCTCTTAAGCAACTCTGGCAGAATGGCTATAGGACATTTTGACCTTTTAATACCATGTACTTGGCCCTCAACCTTAACTATGGGACACAATTATTTTAGAGGATGGAAGATTCAGAAACTTCTTGTCCAGCTCTTAACAGACATATGAGTCACAACTACAAACcaaatatacaatttaaaatgttCTAGTAACTacatttaaaagtgaaaggaaataggtgaaattaattttagtaattatTGTATCtaatatatccaaaatactatcatttcaacatgttgTCAATAGGAGACATTATTaagagatattttacattcttttttcattagaAGTCTTTGAAATCTGGCATTATTTTAGACTCACAGCACATGCCAGTTGTGACTAGCTACATTTCCCGTGGTCAGTAGCAACAACATGCTCAAGTTAAAAAGTGTGGCcctcacaactactgagcctgggacgtgactactgaagcccacatgctgcaactcccGAAGCCCAATCAccttgagcctgtgttctgcaacagaaggagccaccacaatgagaagcctgtgcaccgcgaCAGAGTAGGCCCCGCTCATTGCAACTTGTgagagcccacgtgcagcaatgaagacccagagcaaccaaaaataaataagtaaatttttaacaAGTGTGGTCCCAAAGCAATAACTTTAGGAATTAAATACgataaaaactcttagaagaatgaaaaaaaaaatctgctatgAGGAAACAGTCAACAGAACATTAGAACTAATCGCTAAACACAAAAAGGAGCAGCATTAAAGCAAGAATACACTACAATGATTATATAAACTCCAAGAACGCCCACTCACACACCTACCCTCAAACAAATACATTTATGTTTTCACATAAATTCAAAACATAATCTTGAATTTtgatttgttcagttcagtaggGCTTCCAAAATGCTTCTGTGACTACTCTGTACTTAACTACAGTACTTGTGGAGGCACTGACTGCTGCTCTAGGCTATTAGCTTGGTAAGGGACAGCCAATGACTGGACCCAAGGTGAGCATCTGAATCAAGCCGACCCATGGCCATCTGCAGCCCAGGAAGGTGTATGGTAGAAGAGGTAGAAACAGCTTTGACCAGAAGGAACAATGATAATTAGCTAGGCTGGACCCTCTCTTTAGAAGTTGAAAAGGGAAGTACTGAAGGAATCAATtataagcaaaagaaacaaaaagacataACAACCAAAGTAGCAAAGTTTAATCACAGTAAGGGTGAAAGCCCAGAAAAAGGATTCACAGACTGCCATGGGTGGGGCAGACAGAAGACCACCTGGTCTCCAAAACTGCCTTGGACTCCAGAACACAGGCTTCAtctggatttctgtgatattccTACTTCTTTAGTGCCACTTTCAACCAGATCATGAATTCTGAGACCTGAGGTAGCTGGAGAAAGCTGTTGCCGAAGGCACACTGTTTTTCTTCACTGGTAAAAATTTCCCTAAGGAGGTAGTAAGTTCCCAATTCTTGCTTTCATCCCTAGAAGGGTCCAGACATGCTGAGAGAAAGAGattcaaatataaaaaagtagCCTTACACAcctgcatttttttctcttgctcatTTTCTCCAATTATTCCTGAACCTGTTACACCTTCACTTCCATCAATGGACAcctataagaataaaataaagttaaaaaaatttttacatactGATAACTGTTTAGGCTGGGAGATAAGTACATGgggattcttatttatttttgcgtatgtttgaaaattttcatgataaaaattaggGGGGACTTTTAAactatataaatgatataatttcAATGCAGGGAGAAATCACAGCCCTTCTGATGTAAAACTTAAGATGTTTCTTCACCTTTTCCAATCTCTAATGTCTACTTCATAATTCATAAGCAATTCCATCTATATACCTCATTGTTTCTTTTATGGCACTCATCCTTGGATTTTTTTGTGTATGAATTACCTGCTACCCACTTCCCTTCTATAAGCTCTTacttcattcctttatttttattcaaatatttctttctacccttcatttcttttaggataaaTGCTGACCTTCTCTTTGATGCTGTCTCATTTTGACTTTGAGATTTctagtttcttattttttttcttttaaagaaagataaagaagctgaagctccagtactttgaccaactgatatgaagagtcgactgactggaaaagatcccgatgctgggaaaaattgagggcaggaggagaagggggcaacagaggatgaaatggttggatggcatcaccgactcaatggacgtgaatttgagcaaactccagatggtgaaggacagcgaagcctgatgtgctgctgtccatggggttgcagagttggacatgacttagtgactgaacaacaacaaaagaagctCTACCTGGGATGTTCTTGACATCGTAAAATGCTATACCTTTGCTGCGTACTGTTCCAAAGCACTGATGGTGTCGGGGTCAATGGCGGCATCCCCAGTGTGCAGACCTGCTACTGTCCCATCAGCTTGAATTGCCAAGATGGTGTCAGACTGTGGGACTTGCACTGCATGGTGGATGTAAGCTGTGGTGCCATCTTCCAACTGAACTGCCTGTAATGCACTCTGGTCATAACTATCTGAGGGAGTGGAAGAGAATGGCATTAAATTAAAGGTAGTGTGATAAACAATTACATGTTTAAAGGAAGCAGGGAATGAAGTtttattgagcagctactatGAGCAGAGTCCATGTGCTTTATGTGTGTATTTCACTCAATCTTCACAATTATTCTCTAAGGTGGGTATACTTATCACCCTATTGTACAAATGGCAAACTGAGGCTTGAGGAAGTAAAGATACTTTCTTAAGAcccaggaaataaaaaaataacaattaacaGTTAAAAGCATTATGCAGAGAAACTAGGATCTGAACTTGTCAGTATGACTccatgtttttttccctctaaataaCCATTCCAAGATGCACACAGCATTGTTAAATAATAAATCTAACCAATTATCTGTGATCAACTTCcactgctaaagaaaaaaaaagtcagagtttACTTTTCCTCAACTTTAATAAATTTacttacaaattaaaatattctaaatttttaaaagtttctttcgTTGATTTCACAactaaacagtttttaaaacatttacaatcattctataataaaatattttataaaataatgacaataactaatatttattgagcacttacttggTGACAAATATTGTTCCAAGTGCTTtagatgtttgtatattttgtccTTACAACTACCCTATGATGGgggtatatattataattttcatttcagatgatgaaactgaagtaCAAGAAGGgtaaataatttgctcaagggCACACAGCTAAAAGACAGCAGATCCAGACTGGAACCCAGATAGTCTGGCTGCAGAGCTGTGCTCATTGCTCCTACGCATTTCACCTCAATCCTCTGGTCTCCCCTACAGAAAGTTAATACTCAGgaacattttgccatatttactttagataattttaaaatttttatttagttttaaggaCCAACCCAAGGGGCAAAGGACCTTGCTAAAGACAgtacatttaaaaggaaaaaaaatccacaatttAGCTttcaagtgttttaatttcatattttaaaagcagcCTCTATTTGAAGTCTTTCTAGGAATCAGTGTTTTTGCTAATCCAAACTGCTACTGGACCATTATGAGAGTTATATTAGATTGTGCCAAAATCTGCCATCTTATATTTGAGAGAAGAATTCTTCTCTTACATAACACCATTTCAGCAACTAAATAAAGGTCTTATTTTTCCCACACCCCACTTCTCCCTTGTTTTATTCAAATGTTCAGAGCTAATTTACCTTTGGAGGTATGGTGAATAAATGCTGTCGTTCCATCTTCTAACTGCACTGCTTGCCCATCCTCTAAACGCAAACTGTCCCCTGCTCAAAAACAATGCTTACATTTAGATCCCACGTTATCCAAGTATATGCTGATAGTTCAGCAGCAACAGAGTCAATAAACCGTTAAATACATCATACAAACCTATGCTTGCTTTAAGGATACTTGAATATAAATAATTTCAGCAAAGCTGCTCTGAATAAGTGTTTAAAGGTAAAAAGATATTTACAATACCTGAGAAATATATACCAGGGGAAAAGGAGAATTGAAAGAAgggataaaaaagaagaaaataagaagacaTGTAGGATTTAGCTCAACTAATAGAAATATTCACTTAAAACTGTTGCCCATTTATCTCCAGAGTACAGTCTAGTAACTTCTTTTCTATTATGTCTGAGAGAAAGTCTCAAGTTAAAATAGTCTTTAGATCCTCTCTTTGACATCTACCCATCTCTCCTTTCAGAAGGAAGACTAGAGATCAGGACCAAGTTAAAGTAGTAAGAGGCAGCTGGAGGCAGAAAATACTGAAGTATGAGAATCAGGAAGGAGAGTATCAAATACTTACTAGTTTTAGGTATGGGTACATGTTGAACATAGGCAGCAGAACCATCCTCCAACTGAATGACCTGACCATCTATGAGTTTTCCATCTAGAAACAAAAGATTTAAGCCAATAAATTAGCACAAGCAAAAAATTTCAACTTCATACAATTTCAAAATGATATCAACTATAAAAACATACACTACTTAAGATCATGTTCATCTTGCTTCTTCCCTCAATGTTCTGAGGCAATTCAATAACACATCCAGTGATCCTACAGAAAGCAGAAAAGCCTCCCTCAgccatccttccttccctccaactTTCAATTAGTTCAAGAGGAAGAGTGGCTCATCATAGCAAGCGACATGAGTCAAACCTCCATATACCTTTCAGAGCCACTTAGGAATAGGGACCCTGACCACAGCAAAGCTGAAACTGGGAAGACAGAGAGATATATCAGTGCATGCAAGGCTAGTTGTCATTCTTATCTTTGGGGGCTACAAGTCCCTCGactatgcatacatatatgctcAGCAGGTTTCCATAAAAACAAGAAATTTGAGAACTAGGCTATTTCTTGGCACAAAGTAAACACTGATTTAGAAACAAGGttataaaagcaaaaccaaatgtctatttttatgcatattttgtaAAAACATTAAATAGTAATTTAAAGTGATAAAGGTCTTACTGATAATAGGTCAATGACACTaaccctctccctttcctcacTGCTTCTGATAGAGTATGTTCCAAATATCTCAAAAGGTTTCCTCAAAttatcaaaacaaaatttaagttaaattgaAATGACTTAAAATTACCACATGCAATATAAGTGTCTTTAGGAGGGGTTAGGAAAAAGTATAACTGCTAGGTATTCCAACTCTGAGGTTATGAATTGCTGGTAATAACCAAGGGGCTGTATATGAAGCACATACCTTTAGAATTGTGCTGTATATAAGCAGTAGAACCATCTGCAAGTGTGACTGCTTGTAGGCTTACACCTTCCATGTTTTCTAAATTGTCACCATCTATCACAAAACgaaagttattttctttaaataactaTCATATGTGCATGCTGTTtaagtttttaagtaaaaattaatcaaaaggcAGATTGCTTAACTTAGACTCAAGTGGACTTTCTTAAAGcatttacaaaaaaatatttctaacccTACTGTACCCACCATCCACACCAAGGTAAAAATGCTCATAAAAAGGCTTAGCTTTGTGTTGCCTTTAGCTAAGGGAGGAGGAACAAAGTAATCACAGTTGTGAGTTTCCATTTTCCCTTAAGATAAATATTTCCAAACCCACATGATCCCTTCAAATAAAACTGCTCACCTGCCACAGTTACTGCCTCTGTCAGACACAGGGTAACATGTTGAGcctccattcctcctccaggaaactcT
Protein-coding regions in this window:
- the LOC139187308 gene encoding thymosin beta-4-like, yielding MSDKPDMAEIEKFDKSKLKKTETQEKNPLPSKETIEQKQAGES